TTAACACCAACCAATCTCCGGACACCATGCCGGGTTTACCTCACCCCCAGCCCCTCTCCCACAGGAGAGGGGCGATTCGTAAGGAAATAACAGACGTTGTACAAAAATTATGATCAGCCATCAACCGTCTCATCCCGCCCTCGGGCCAGAACGGCGGAGCAGGGAAAAACCAAAAAATATATTTCACATAAGATGAGCAGGCATGGACGCCTGCGAAGGAAGGGCGCGAGGATGATCAGGATGATCTTCCGTAGCGCCCCGTGCAGTCCTATGTTTAGAATAAATCGCTTCGACGTTATGGACAGAGCGGCGGGATAAAATTGATAATCGATAATAACAGATAAAAAAAAGAAAAAGTTAGCGAGGCATGGACGCCGAGCGGATAGGGCGTTCTACTCCAAGCAGGAGGCTTAAAAAAGAACGCCCGTTAGAGAGAGGCCAGGTCGTGGGAGAGTACTTCTACGACGACCAGGGATTCCGGGTGCGCAAAGTCTCGCGCCGCACCGTGGCAGGAGAAGACCGGCAGATAGAGGTGCTGTACCCCTCCATGTATTTCGGCATAGAAAAACAGTACACGGCCGGCGGCACGGAGATCGAAGAAAGCCACTGCGCAGTGAATAATGTGTACCTCAATGGTGTACGGGTGGCAGTCGTTGCCCCTTCGGGTCAGGCCCTTTACTACTTGACAGACCAGGTTGACTCGGTAAAAGTAGTGGTGAATGACAGCGGTCTGCCGATTAAACGGTTCGAGTATTTGCCCTACGGAGAAACCTGGTTCGAGGAAGGTGAAGGGAGCCACGCGCCGAAATATAACTCGCAGGAACTGGACCTGGAGACCGGGTATTATTTCTATAATGCCAGGCATTATGATCCGGAGATAAACAGGTTTGTGACTGCCGACAATGTGATTGATGGTGAGTACGATACGCAGGGGTGGAATCGGTATAGTTATGTTAAAGGGAATCCTATAGCATATAAGGACCCGACGGGGCATGAGGCTGACTATTTTGCAAGCACTGGTGGAGAAATGCCAAGTTTTGGTCAGATGTGGAATTTTCTGACTGGCAAGGGGGGAGGACAAGGAGGCGGTAAGAGTGATTCATCTGGTGTAAAAGAAAAATTGCAAAATGTTAAAATTAGGGAAGTAAATAATAAAGCAAAACAATATATAAATCAATACGATAAAGTTGCACCAAATGGAGATTCCGCATGCAATGTTTCTTTAGTTGCAATGTTTACTGGTGAAGATCCAAATAAAATAAGAGCAGAAATTAGGAAAAAATATGGAGACTCTCAGAATGAAGATTATCTTATTAAGTATTTAAAAGATGATAAAAAATACAATGTTAAAGCAATAACAAAATATTCAAAAGATGGCAATGCCCCAACTGAAGATGATTTCTCGAAAATGAGAGAAGAAATAGATAGTGGAAAAAAAGTATTTTATCATATGAAAGGTCACTATACAATGTTGAAGGGTTATCGTGAAAAAGATGTTGATGGTGAAAAATCTTATGAATATATTTTCAATGACCCAGGAGGAGATAGGAAAATAAAAGGATACTATTCAAGGAATTTGCCTTTAGAAAGTGGGAAAGATACAACCTATTCTCAATCGATGCTAGAAAAAATAGGAATAAAAGGGAGGACGTGGTCAGTTGAAGAGAAATAATATTATCGCAAACATTATTCTTACATTATTAATATTTTCTATATTCAATGCTTATTCTAAAGATCATCCAATCTCTTTAATTGATTGCAATGAAGATGAATGGGTGGCTAGAGTAGAAAAAGCGAAGAATAAAATTATTGCATCATCGGTACATGTGACAGAAGGAAAATATAATTATATTCCTGAAAACTTGGTTGATAATAAGACTGATACATGTTGGTGCCCTGACAATAATGGTATTAATCAATTTGTCATTATTAAAATACCTAAAAAATCAAAAGGATTCCGAATTTCAAACGGAGTTGGAAAATCAAAACAATTATATTATGAAAATAATCGAGTAAAAACTTTGTACTGGGCGTTAATATCTGAAAGAATTTATGAGTCTGAAGAAGAGATGGAAAATGATTCGTGTAGAGCGCGAGACCCGAATCTAAAATATGGCGTAGCTTTTCAAACACCGCCTGGGCTTAAATTAATTCAAATTATTGATACACCCGAACCACAAAAAATATTGTTTAAAAATTATGAATATTTTTCTTGGGAGTTAAATAATTTAAAAAAATCTCAAAACGTCTATCTGGTAATAAGTATTACTGATATATATAAAGGTTCGAAGTATAATGATACATGTATTTCAGAAATAGAGATTATTCCTTAGTGTGAACAGTGATGGTGTTGACCCGACACTCTCCGGGAATGGTTGTTAGTTTCAGGTTTCGAGTCTCTGGTTTCAGGCAAGAGTCTTCCGGAAACTTTAAACTTGAAACTATTTCAAATAATTCCCCCAACACTCCCCTGAAAAAATAAAGGCATTCAACACTTTCATTTAACAGCAACCAATCTCCGGACCCGGCCCCGGGTTTACCTCGCCCCCGGGGCCCCTCCTTCGGCGCCTTTTACGACACTACCGTCGCGCGCCGAAACGCACGCGTCCTGCGTGCAGTCCCACAGGAGAGGGCTCACTGGCCGGAATGTGGCTCTTGCCATAACCGGTCAAATCCCCCTCGGTCCCCCTTTAATAAAGGGGGAAGGAAGATTCTGGCAGGGGATTTGGACCCGGGAGAAAGAACCGGAAATTGCATCAACCGTCTCATCCCGCCCTCGGGCCAGAACGTCGGAGCAGGGAAAAACCAAAAAATAAATTCTACATAAGATGAGCAGGCACAGGGTGTCGGTTGCTCGTGATTCATCCCGCCGAAAGTTGTTACGCGGTTTTCCCGGCAAATTCCTTGTATGAAAATTCGGGCAACGAGGCATTTTTTTTCGCGTGTTCGATCGTCATGCTGACGAGGTTCCCGTCTTTGTCGAGGTCGATATAGATATTCTCATTTATTTCTTTCGTTTCAATTATTTCCTTTTCGGAGAATTCTATGTGAGCGGTATCGGTATCGAAAAAGTATTTAATATTCATATTGTCACCTTTTGAAAAAGTTCCGGTCAAAAAAAGCATTGTGTACTGTTTCCGCATCGGGAAGCAGTATGATCCGCAAATATTTATTTTCTTCACTGATGAATGCCCAGCGCCTTATTCTGCCATCTGCCTGTATTTCCTCGTGTTCATATCGATCAATGACATGTTGAATCCACTCAATTTTTATATTGCATCGATCCGGCCTGGAGCGCGTATAGAGAAAATATTCCGTAAATTTCATAAGTTTTCAATATAAGGTAAATTTAACACCAAACCAGGATACACGGCAATAAAAATATTAACAAGCAAAATTTGCCTGCAAACAATAATATAGTACATTTTGTAAAAAATATTCCTTTGTTGGAAATGCTTGAATATGCGTGAGTAACTGGAAGTTATTCCCCGGACGCGCCGCGTCCGCTGATGATTGCATGCCGTGACCGCGTGAGGGACGCGCAGGGGCACGCCCAACATCAACTATTCATCGGCCTTCGGCGGGATCAGCGCCGTGGTGGACCCCAACGGCAATGCCACGCTCTTCGAGTACGACGATTACGGCCGCCTGGCCCGCCAGCGCGCCAATACGGACAGCGGTATACGCACCCTGAACGAGTATTCGTACAGTGAGACCTTTCCGCTGCGGGGCAGCTTCACGCGCTTTACCGGTACGGCTGACCCGGCCGTGGGAATGAGCGCCTACGCGCCAGGTTTACCTCACCCCGGCTCCGCCGCGCCCTTCCTTCGGCGCTTTTTGCGACATCGTGTCGCGCGCCGAAACGCACGCGTCCTGCGTGCAGTCCCACGGGAGAGGGGTGACTCTGTCAGAGTCTCAAAGACTTTATATGAACGTTAGTCGATATAAATAGCAATTATACATGTAACAAACGGTGTCCAGCAGAAAGGCAGACACGACGTCGGCCCGGTAGGGGGAAAGGATAGTTTAAAGTTGGAAAGATTAAAGTTCAAAAAATATTCTTTTGGATACTTTCAACTTTTAATTTTAAACTTGCGGCATTAAACATTTTTATCCATGAAACAATTCGAAGACCCTCTCCGGGCAGGGGACTTATATGAAAGACATTTATCCGGAGTTTAGTGAACCCCAAGAAGTCCTTCAACGGACAAGTCCTCGTCTATGTCCTTCCAGCTGATCCCCTGTCCTCTTCCAATCAGCCGCCAACTGTTTCGCTGTTCCGGTGTAGCCTGGAGAAGCCGGGGGAAGTACGCTATAGGGACGCTGATGATCCTTCCGTCCTCCAGGTAAATTGTCAGCATTTCACTGTCGATTTTAACATCTGTGGCGTTTGCCGAGAAGCTGTGGTCATGCATTGAAGTGGTCATTCCATTTATCCTCTATCATTGCCTGGTTTTCAAAAATAATCTCAATAATTCTTTTCAGTTCTTTTGGTTTGAAGCCTTCATTCTTTGCCGGTTTAATCGGTTTAATTCAGAATTTTGCCACGTTGCCGGCTTTTTCAATATGTACATGAATGGGTTCGTGTTTTTCATTGCTGTAAAAGAAAAAAAGAAAAATCGAACCCCGTCTTTTGTAAATATAAGCGGCATATTTCTCCTGGTTATCAATGATAATATAATAATGTGGCCGGGTCTTGGGATAGTCAATAGTTTTTCAGAGGAGGCAGGAAAAATTGGAGCTGAAATGGCGCGGGTGAACATCTGCTATTGACGGAATATCCGGGAACCGGAACCGGTGAAATATCCCTCGGTCCCCCTTCGGGATAAAGGGGGGAATGAAGATTGCGGGCAGGGGATTTGGACTCGGAAGATGGAACCGGAAATTGCATCAACCGTCTCATCCCGCGTCTGGCCATGATGGCAGTGCGGGCTAGTCGAAGAGAAGGGTTTTCAGCGGACCTTATAGTCATTGCAAGTGGCACCGGCAGAGTATTAAGGCTTAACATAAACGGGCTACAAGAGAAAAAATAATTTGACAAGTAATCAAAAATAGCTTACATAGTAATATGTAAAGAGTAAAGATCAAGAAACAAGCCCTCAAAAGTATTATGAAGATGCC
This genomic stretch from Spirochaetae bacterium HGW-Spirochaetae-1 harbors:
- a CDS encoding DUF2442 domain-containing protein, with protein sequence MHDHSFSANATDVKIDSEMLTIYLEDGRIISVPIAYFPRLLQATPEQRNSWRLIGRGQGISWKDIDEDLSVEGLLGVH